A window of Coregonus clupeaformis isolate EN_2021a chromosome 28, ASM2061545v1, whole genome shotgun sequence contains these coding sequences:
- the LOC121542670 gene encoding glycylpeptide N-tetradecanoyltransferase 2 isoform X2 — MMAEDSESAASQQSLELDDQDTCGIDGDNEEENEHMQGSPGGDLGAKKKKKKQKRKKEKPSSGGAKSDSASDSQEIKNPGLPMQKLQDIQRAMELLSCQGPAKSIDEATKHKYQFWDTQPVPKLNEVVTSHGPIEADKDNIRQEPYSLPQGFMWDTLDLSNADVLKELYTLLNENYVEDDDNMFRFDYSPNFLKWALRPPGWLPQWHCGVRVSSNKKLVGFISAIPADIHIYDTLKKMVEINFLCVHKKLRSKRVAPVLIREITRRVNLEGIFQAVYTAGVVLPKPVSTCRYWHRSLNPRKLVEVKFSHLSRNMTLQRTMKLYRLPDSTKTPGLRAMERRDVRQVTELLQKHMRRFQLAPSMGEEEVAHWFLPQDNIIDTFVVEGAGGVLTDFTSFYTLPSTVMHHPQHRSLKAAYSFYSVYTHVPLLDLMNDTLILAKLKGFDVFNALDLMENKVFLEKLKFGIGDGNLQYYLFNWKCPSMDPDMVGLVLQ; from the exons ATGATGGCGGAGGATAGCGAGTCCGCAGCCAGCCAGCAGAGCCTGGAGCTGGACGACCAGGACACCTGCGGAATAGATGGCGATAACGAGGAGGAGAATGAACATATGCAAGG aagTCCGGGGGGAGACTTGGGggctaagaagaagaagaagaaacagaagagaaagaaagagaagccGAGCTCAGGAGGGGCCAAATCAGACTCTGCCTCAGACTCACAGGAGATAAAG AACCCAGGGCTGCCCATGCAGAAGCTGCAGGACATCCAGAGGGCCATGGAGTTGCTGTCCTGCCAGGGACCAGCTAAGAGCATCGACGAGGCCACCAAACACAAGTACCAGTTCTGGGACACACAGCCTGTACCTAAACTCA ATGAGGTTGTAACGAGCCATGGGCCCATCGAGGCTGACAAGGACAACATCAGACAGGAGCCCTACTCTCTACCACAGGGCTTTATGTGGGACACTCTGGACCTCAGCAACGCTGAcgtg ctGAAAGAGTTGTACACCTTGTTGAATGAGAACTATGTGGAGGATGATGACAACATGTTTAGATTTGATTACTCACCCAACTTTCTCAAATG GGCGTTGCGTCCTCCAGGCTGGTTGCCCCAGTGGCATTGTGGGGTGAGGGTTTCCTCCAATAAGAAACTGGTTGGTTTCATCAGTGCCATTCCTGCTGATATCCACATATACGACAC cttaaAGAAGATGGTTGAGATAAACTTCTTGTGTGTCCATAAGAAATTGCGTTCGAAGCGTGTGGCTCCAGTTCTGATCAGGGAGATCACACGAAGGGTTAACTTGGAGGGTATATTCCAGGCTGTCTACACGGCAGGAGTGGTACTACCCAAACCTGTGTCTACCTGCAG GTACTGGCATCGTTCTCTGAACCCCAGGAAGCTGGTGGAGGTGAAATTCTCTCACCTGAGCAGAAACATGACGCTGCAGAGAACCATGAAACTGTATAGACTACCGGAC AGCACTAAGACCCCGGGCTTGCGGGCGATGGAGAGGCGTGACGTGCGTCAGGTGACGGAGCTGCTGCAGAAGCACATGAGACGTTTCCAGCTGGCGCCCTCTATGGGCGAGGAGGAGGTGGCACACTGGTTCCTCCCTCAGGACAACATTATAGACACATTCGTAGTGGAG GGTGCCGGTGGTGTGTTGACAGACTTCACTAGTTTCTACACCCTGCCCTCCACAGTGATGCACCATCCACAGCACAGAAGTCTGAAGGCTGCTTACTCCTTCTACAGTGTTTACACACACGTTCCACTACTGGACCTGATGAATGACACACTCATACTGGCCAAACTG AAAGGCTTTGATGTGTTTAATGCTCTGGACCTGATGGAGAACAAGGTGTTTCTGGAGAAGCTCAAATTTGGCATCGGAGACGGCAACCTGCAGTATTACCTCTTTAACTGGAAATGTCCCTCCATGGACCCCGACATG GTTGGCCTTGTTCTTCAATAA
- the LOC121542670 gene encoding glycylpeptide N-tetradecanoyltransferase 2 isoform X3, which yields MSVYDEVVTSHGPIEADKDNIRQEPYSLPQGFMWDTLDLSNADVLKELYTLLNENYVEDDDNMFRFDYSPNFLKWALRPPGWLPQWHCGVRVSSNKKLVGFISAIPADIHIYDTLKKMVEINFLCVHKKLRSKRVAPVLIREITRRVNLEGIFQAVYTAGVVLPKPVSTCRYWHRSLNPRKLVEVKFSHLSRNMTLQRTMKLYRLPDSTKTPGLRAMERRDVRQVTELLQKHMRRFQLAPSMGEEEVAHWFLPQDNIIDTFVVEGAGGVLTDFTSFYTLPSTVMHHPQHRSLKAAYSFYSVYTHVPLLDLMNDTLILAKLVLRAHTHTHTHTFSNITTKVQQNYDHVHLNGVCLCVTQKGFDVFNALDLMENKVFLEKLKFGIGDGNLQYYLFNWKCPSMDPDMVGLVLQ from the exons ATGAGCGTTTATG ATGAGGTTGTAACGAGCCATGGGCCCATCGAGGCTGACAAGGACAACATCAGACAGGAGCCCTACTCTCTACCACAGGGCTTTATGTGGGACACTCTGGACCTCAGCAACGCTGAcgtg ctGAAAGAGTTGTACACCTTGTTGAATGAGAACTATGTGGAGGATGATGACAACATGTTTAGATTTGATTACTCACCCAACTTTCTCAAATG GGCGTTGCGTCCTCCAGGCTGGTTGCCCCAGTGGCATTGTGGGGTGAGGGTTTCCTCCAATAAGAAACTGGTTGGTTTCATCAGTGCCATTCCTGCTGATATCCACATATACGACAC cttaaAGAAGATGGTTGAGATAAACTTCTTGTGTGTCCATAAGAAATTGCGTTCGAAGCGTGTGGCTCCAGTTCTGATCAGGGAGATCACACGAAGGGTTAACTTGGAGGGTATATTCCAGGCTGTCTACACGGCAGGAGTGGTACTACCCAAACCTGTGTCTACCTGCAG GTACTGGCATCGTTCTCTGAACCCCAGGAAGCTGGTGGAGGTGAAATTCTCTCACCTGAGCAGAAACATGACGCTGCAGAGAACCATGAAACTGTATAGACTACCGGAC AGCACTAAGACCCCGGGCTTGCGGGCGATGGAGAGGCGTGACGTGCGTCAGGTGACGGAGCTGCTGCAGAAGCACATGAGACGTTTCCAGCTGGCGCCCTCTATGGGCGAGGAGGAGGTGGCACACTGGTTCCTCCCTCAGGACAACATTATAGACACATTCGTAGTGGAG GGTGCCGGTGGTGTGTTGACAGACTTCACTAGTTTCTACACCCTGCCCTCCACAGTGATGCACCATCCACAGCACAGAAGTCTGAAGGCTGCTTACTCCTTCTACAGTGTTTACACACACGTTCCACTACTGGACCTGATGAATGACACACTCATACTGGCCAAACTGGTgctgcgcgcgcacacacacacacacacacacactttttccaacataactaCAAAGGTTCAACAGAACTACGATCACGTCCATCTaaatggtgtgtgtttgtgtgtcacacAGAAAGGCTTTGATGTGTTTAATGCTCTGGACCTGATGGAGAACAAGGTGTTTCTGGAGAAGCTCAAATTTGGCATCGGAGACGGCAACCTGCAGTATTACCTCTTTAACTGGAAATGTCCCTCCATGGACCCCGACATG GTTGGCCTTGTTCTTCAATAA
- the LOC121542670 gene encoding glycylpeptide N-tetradecanoyltransferase 2 isoform X1, translated as MMAEDSESAASQQSLELDDQDTCGIDGDNEEENEHMQGSPGGDLGAKKKKKKQKRKKEKPSSGGAKSDSASDSQEIKNPGLPMQKLQDIQRAMELLSCQGPAKSIDEATKHKYQFWDTQPVPKLNEVVTSHGPIEADKDNIRQEPYSLPQGFMWDTLDLSNADVLKELYTLLNENYVEDDDNMFRFDYSPNFLKWALRPPGWLPQWHCGVRVSSNKKLVGFISAIPADIHIYDTLKKMVEINFLCVHKKLRSKRVAPVLIREITRRVNLEGIFQAVYTAGVVLPKPVSTCRYWHRSLNPRKLVEVKFSHLSRNMTLQRTMKLYRLPDSTKTPGLRAMERRDVRQVTELLQKHMRRFQLAPSMGEEEVAHWFLPQDNIIDTFVVEGAGGVLTDFTSFYTLPSTVMHHPQHRSLKAAYSFYSVYTHVPLLDLMNDTLILAKLVLRAHTHTHTHTFSNITTKVQQNYDHVHLNGVCLCVTQKGFDVFNALDLMENKVFLEKLKFGIGDGNLQYYLFNWKCPSMDPDMVGLVLQ; from the exons ATGATGGCGGAGGATAGCGAGTCCGCAGCCAGCCAGCAGAGCCTGGAGCTGGACGACCAGGACACCTGCGGAATAGATGGCGATAACGAGGAGGAGAATGAACATATGCAAGG aagTCCGGGGGGAGACTTGGGggctaagaagaagaagaagaaacagaagagaaagaaagagaagccGAGCTCAGGAGGGGCCAAATCAGACTCTGCCTCAGACTCACAGGAGATAAAG AACCCAGGGCTGCCCATGCAGAAGCTGCAGGACATCCAGAGGGCCATGGAGTTGCTGTCCTGCCAGGGACCAGCTAAGAGCATCGACGAGGCCACCAAACACAAGTACCAGTTCTGGGACACACAGCCTGTACCTAAACTCA ATGAGGTTGTAACGAGCCATGGGCCCATCGAGGCTGACAAGGACAACATCAGACAGGAGCCCTACTCTCTACCACAGGGCTTTATGTGGGACACTCTGGACCTCAGCAACGCTGAcgtg ctGAAAGAGTTGTACACCTTGTTGAATGAGAACTATGTGGAGGATGATGACAACATGTTTAGATTTGATTACTCACCCAACTTTCTCAAATG GGCGTTGCGTCCTCCAGGCTGGTTGCCCCAGTGGCATTGTGGGGTGAGGGTTTCCTCCAATAAGAAACTGGTTGGTTTCATCAGTGCCATTCCTGCTGATATCCACATATACGACAC cttaaAGAAGATGGTTGAGATAAACTTCTTGTGTGTCCATAAGAAATTGCGTTCGAAGCGTGTGGCTCCAGTTCTGATCAGGGAGATCACACGAAGGGTTAACTTGGAGGGTATATTCCAGGCTGTCTACACGGCAGGAGTGGTACTACCCAAACCTGTGTCTACCTGCAG GTACTGGCATCGTTCTCTGAACCCCAGGAAGCTGGTGGAGGTGAAATTCTCTCACCTGAGCAGAAACATGACGCTGCAGAGAACCATGAAACTGTATAGACTACCGGAC AGCACTAAGACCCCGGGCTTGCGGGCGATGGAGAGGCGTGACGTGCGTCAGGTGACGGAGCTGCTGCAGAAGCACATGAGACGTTTCCAGCTGGCGCCCTCTATGGGCGAGGAGGAGGTGGCACACTGGTTCCTCCCTCAGGACAACATTATAGACACATTCGTAGTGGAG GGTGCCGGTGGTGTGTTGACAGACTTCACTAGTTTCTACACCCTGCCCTCCACAGTGATGCACCATCCACAGCACAGAAGTCTGAAGGCTGCTTACTCCTTCTACAGTGTTTACACACACGTTCCACTACTGGACCTGATGAATGACACACTCATACTGGCCAAACTGGTgctgcgcgcgcacacacacacacacacacacactttttccaacataactaCAAAGGTTCAACAGAACTACGATCACGTCCATCTaaatggtgtgtgtttgtgtgtcacacAGAAAGGCTTTGATGTGTTTAATGCTCTGGACCTGATGGAGAACAAGGTGTTTCTGGAGAAGCTCAAATTTGGCATCGGAGACGGCAACCTGCAGTATTACCTCTTTAACTGGAAATGTCCCTCCATGGACCCCGACATG GTTGGCCTTGTTCTTCAATAA
- the LOC121542672 gene encoding ribonuclease P protein subunit p38-like, producing MATPGRVSKKERKKQIPAKTSLNSPYSLQWSPLQRDDVHFILDTLKSKLSATGLEKKEVKGFRQWGKKRNKKLPTGHDSVAEPPQIPLDTVTPECPVKPTEQGWTDVAARRQLAIGINEVTKALERNQLRLVLVCKSVKPPHMTSHLIALCRTRGVAACQVPCLSESVAGLLGLKCVLALGFRQGEGNEDGTFSDTVEAILPRVPALQVAWIQSPPSDTGATVEGQVEGETAEEGQMVVEKGEETRGQKRKIEDISPDMTESPSCVLQPLKVKKIIPNPAKIRKPKTKKK from the coding sequence ATGGCCACTCCAGGCAGAGTGTCGAAAAAGGAGCGGAAGAAGCAGATCCCAGCTAAGACGTCCCTGAACTCCCCCTACAGCCTGCAATGGAGTCCGCTGCAGAGAGATGACGTACACTTCATCCTGGACACTCTGAAGAGCAAACTGTCAGCAACTGGCCTGGAAAAGAAAGAGGTGAAAGGGTTTCgacagtgggggaaaaagagAAATAAGAAACTGCCTACAGGACATGACTCTGTAGCCGAGCCCCCACAGATACCCCTCGACACTGTAACACCGGAATGTCCTGTTAAACCCACAGAGCAAGGCTGGACTGATGTAGCCGCTAGGAGGCAGCTGGCCATCGGCATCAATGAGGTCACCAAGGCTCTGGAGAGGAACCAGCTCCGGCTGGTGCTCGTGTGCAAGTCGGTCAAACCGCCTCACATGACGAGCCACCTGATAGCGCTGTGCCGGACGCGAGGCGTGGCGGCATGCCAGGTGCCATGTCTCAGTGAGAGTGTGGCGGGACTGCTGGGGCTGAAGTGCGTCCTGGCACTGGGATTCAGACAAGGGGAAGGGAACGAGGATGGAACATTCTCCGACACTGTGGAAGCCATCCTACCTAGAGTGCCTGCTCTGCAGGTTGCCTGGATACAAAGCCCTCCCAGTGACACAGGTGCAACAGTTGAGGGGCAGGTAGAAGGGGAAACAGCTGAAGAGGGGCAAATGGTGGTGGAAAAGGGAGAGGAGACAAGGGGCCAAAAACGGAAAATTGAAGACATTTCTCCAGACATGACAGAATCTCCATCCTGCGTACTTCAGCCTCTTAAAGTGAAAAAGATAATTCCCAATCCTGCTAAAATACGTAAACCGAAAACTAAGAAAAAGTAG